From a region of the Lactuca sativa cultivar Salinas chromosome 4, Lsat_Salinas_v11, whole genome shotgun sequence genome:
- the LOC128133721 gene encoding uncharacterized protein LOC128133721, whose protein sequence is MKSELKILPGHLEYAFLEEGEQKPVIIASDLTKSEKEELVRVLKKRKNVIAWKITDIKGISPSYCSHKIKIEEGAKSVMEHQRRLNPNMQEVVKKMVVKLLDAGIIYSISDSPWVSHVQVVPKKGGMIVVINERNKLIPTRTVTDGFSGYFQIAIDPIDQENTTFTCPSGTFAYRHMPFGLCNAPATFQRCMTAIFHDMVEKFMDVFMDDFSVYEGIVLGQKVSKVEIEVDREKIEAIAKLPSPTNVKGVRNAPFDFSKECLAAFVILKEKLPNALIIIDPNWNMPFEIMCGRAWPKDIANYLAGDYLPKGLTHQQKKKLFSEIKYYFSDEPYLFRSCADGIIMRCVFGKEIRDILEHCHNGTTGGHHGVQYTAKKVFDAGFYWHTIFKDVATHVTKCDAYQRTGNISARNEIPQRNIQAREIFDVWGMDFMGQFPSSKGNKYILVAVDYVSKLAEAQALPTNDARVMVKFLKKLFSRFGVSNALISDTGTHFANDQLAKVLQKYRVHHIIFNTLPSTNKWANQNYK, encoded by the exons ATGAAATCAGAGCTGAAAATTCTACCTGGTCATCTGGAATATGCATTTCTTGAAGAGGGGGAACAAAAACCTGTAATTATAGCTTCTGACCTCACCAAATCTGAAAAGGAAGAGTTAGTCCGAGTTTTAAAGAAGAGAAAAAATGTCATTGCATGGAAAATCACCGACATTAAAGGGATAAGCCcttcttattgttcccacaagatCAAAATTGAAGAAGGAGCAAAGTCGGTAATGGAACATCAAAGGCGATTGAATCCAAACATGCAAGAAGTGGTCAAGAAAATGGTAGTCAAGCTTCTAGATGCAGGAATCATATATTCCATTTCCGATAGTCCATGGGTTAGTCATGTTCAAGTGGTGCCTAAGAAAGGAGGGATGATAGTAGTGATAAACGAGAGGAACAAGCTCATACCAACTCGAACGGTAACCG ATGGAttttcgggttacttccaaataGCCATAGACCCAATTGACCAAGAAAATACTACTTTCACTTGCCCAAGTGGGACTTTTGCTTATCGCCAcatgccttttgggttatgcaatgcgCCCGCGACCTTTCAAAGATGCATGACGGCTATTTTCCACGACATGGTGGAAAAGTTTATGGACGTTTTTATGGATGATTTTTCTGTTTATG AGGGAATAGTCCTAGGTCAAAAGGTATCCAAGGTGGAGATCGAGGTGGATAGGGAAAAAATTGAAGCTATTGCTAAATTACCTTcaccaactaatgtgaagggGGTTAGAA ATGCACCATTTGATTTTTCTAAAGAGTGTCTAGCGGCTTTTgtgattttaaaagaaaaattaccTAATGCCCTGATCATTATAGACCCGAATTGGAACATGCCCTTCGAAATAATGTGTGGCCGTGCATGGCCAAAAG ATATTGCAAATTACTTGGCTGGCGATTACCTTCCAAAAGGCCTCACTCATCAACAAAAGAAGAAGCTCTTTtcagaaattaaatattatttctcGGATGAACCATATCTTTTTAGGAGTTGCGCAGATGGAATCATAATGCGATGCGTTTTTGGCAAGGAGATTCGAGATATATTAGAGCATTGCCATAATGGAACAACAGGAGGACATCATGGGGTACAATACACTGCTAAAAAAGTATTTGATGCTGGTTTTTATTGGCATACTATCTTCAAAGATGTTGCTACTCACGTAACGAAATGTGATGCTTACCAAAGAACGGGTAATATATCGGCAAGAAATGAAATACCCCAAAGAAATATTCAAGCCCGTGAAATCTTTGATGTATGGGGTATGGATTTTATGGGACAATTTCCTTCATCCAAGGGCAACAAATATATCCTAGTGGCGGTGGATTATGTGTCAAAGTTGGCGGAAGCACAAGCATTACCCACCAATGATGCAAGGGTTATGgtaaaatttttgaagaaattattTTCTAGATTTGGAGTGTCGAATGCATTAATAAGTGATACGGGTACCCATTTTGCTAATGATCAACTAGCAAAAGTTTTGCAAAAATATAGGGTACACCATATAATTTTCAACaccttaccatccacaaacaaatGGGCAAACCAAAATTACAAATAG